The Cellulomonas flavigena DSM 20109 DNA segment GTGCTCGACACGTCGTACGCCGAGGAGGCCGGGCTCAAGAGCGCCACGTTCGAGGTGAAGGCGCCCTACGCGTTCGGTCACCTGTCGGTCGAGGCCGGCACGCACCGCCTGGTGCGCATCTCGCCGTTCGACAACCAGGGGCGCCGGCAGACGTCGTTCGCGGCCGTCGAGGTCATCCCGCTCATCGAGCAGACCGACTCCGTCGAGATCCCCGAGTCGGAGATCAAGGTCGACGTGTTCCGCTCGTCGGGACCCGGGGGGCAGTCCGTCAACACGACCGACTCCGCGGTGCGCATGACGCACATCCCCACCGGCATCGTCGTGTCGATGCAGAACGAGAAGTCGCAGATCCAGAACCGGGCGGCGGCGCTGCGCGTCCTGCAGTCGCGCCTGCTCCTGGTGCGCCAGGAGGAGGAGCGGGCCGCCAAGAAGGAGCTCGCGGGCGACATCAAGGCGTCGTGGGGCGACCAGATGCGCTCGTACGTGCTCCAGCCCTACCAGATGGTCAAGGACCTGCGCACCGAGCACGAGGTCGGCAACCCTGCGTCGGTGTTCGACGGCGACATCGACGACTTCATCGAGGCGGGCGTGCGCTGGCGGCGCGCCCAGCAGCTCGAGGGCTCCTGACGGCAGGTCACCGCCGTCCCGGACACCGGTCCGGGACGGACCGGGACGAGCCGGGCACGCACTACCGGGCCGGGTCGATTCACAGCGCCCGGGGCGGCGTGTCCTGCCCACGTGCGGGTGACGGGGTTCCTACCCTCGTTGAGGCCCGCGGCCCGCGGGCGGACGTCGGCACACCCGGCGCCAGGACGAGGCGAGGTCGGTCGTGATCCGGTTCGAGAACGTGACGAAGGTCTACGCGCGTGGGGCACGCCCCGCGCTGGACCGGGTGTCCCTCGACGTCGAGCGCGGCGAGTTCGTCTTCCTCGTCGGGGCGTCCGGGTCCGGCAAGTCGACGTTCCTGCGGCTCGTGCTGCGCGAGGAGCGCGCGTCCGCCGGCAGGGTGTTCGTCGCGGGCAAGGAACTCGGCACGCTGTCGAGCTGGAAGGTGCCGCACCTGCGCCGGCAGATCGGCGCCGTCTGCCAGGACTTCCGCCTGCTGCCCAACAAGACGGTCTTCGAGAACGTCGCGTTCGCGCTGCAGGTCATCGGCAAGCCGCGCCACCACATCCTCACCACGGTGCCCGACGTGCTCGACATGGTCGGCCTGGCGGGCAAGGAGAAGCGCCGCCCGCACGAGCTGTCCGGCGGCGAGCAGCAGCGCGTCGCCATCGCCCGCGCGTTCGTCAACCGGCCGTCGATCCTGCTGGCCGACGAACCGACCGGCAACCTCGACCCGACCACGTCCCTGGGGATCATGCGCCTGCTCGACCGGATCAACCGCACCGGCACGACCGTCGTGATGGCGACGCACGACGACGAGATCGTCGACCAGATGCGCAAGCGCGTCATCGAGCTGAGCACGGGCGAGATGGTGCGCGACCAGTCGCGCGGCGTCTACGGCTCGGACCGCTGAGGGGGTCCGCAAATGCGCGCCCAGTTCATCCTCTCCGAGATCGGCATCGGCCTGCGCCGGAACCTGTCGATGACGATCTCCGTCGTCCTCGTCACGTTCGTCTGCCTGACGTTCCTCGGCGCCGCGGCGCTGCTGCAGGCGCAGATCGACAAGATGAAGGACGACTGGTACGACAAGGTCGAGGTCTCGGTCTTCCTGTGCCCGTCGAACTCCGCGGCCCCGACGTGCGCGGCCGGCGAGGTCACGCCGGAGCAGCGCGAGGACATCCTGGCGGCGCTCGACGCGCCCGAGGTCGGCCAGTACGTGCAGGAGATCTACGAGGAGTCGAAGGAGGAGGCCTTCGCGGCCTTCCAGCGTCAGTTCGGTGACCAGTTCTGGGCCTCGGCGGCGACGGCGGACGACATGAACTCGTCGCTGCGCATCAAGCTGACCGACCCCGAGCAGTACCAGGTCGTGGCCGACGTGGTCTCCGGCCGCCCGGGCGTCGAGTCGGTGGAGGACCAGCGCCGGCTGTTCGACAACCTCTTCCTCGTGCTCGACCGCGCGACGTGGGCGGCGGCCGGTCTCGCGGCGATCATGCTGCTCGCGGCGGTCCTGCTCATCACCACCACGATCCGGCTGTCCGCGCTGAGCCGCCGGCGCGAGACGGGCATCATGCGGCTCGTCGGTGCCTCCACGCTGTTCATCCAGCTGCCCTTCATGCTCGAGGGCGCGATCGCCGCGACGCTCGGTGCCGCGCTCGCGATCGGAGGGCTGTGGTTGGGTGTGGAGTACCTCGTGACGGACTGGCTCGGTCAGTCGGTCACCTGGATCCCGTACGTGGGGACGTCCGACGTGCTGGCGATCGCTCCGCTGCTCGTGGTCGTCGCGTTCGTCCTCGCGGCGATCTCCTCCCTGGTCACGCTGAGCCGATACACGAAGGTCTGACCATGAGCCGAGCCCACCGCACACCGACCACCGCCCGCAGGAGCCCCGTGCGCGCCCTCCTGGCGGCGCTGTGCGCACTGGCCGTCGCGCTGCCCGCGCTCGTCGCCGGCTCGGCGCCCGCGACGGCCGACGACCTGTCGAACCGGCGCGCGGCCGCCGAGCAGCGGGCCGCAGCGGCCGAGGAGCGGGCGGCGGACCTCGCCGAGGCGATCGAGGAGCTCAGCGGTGAGCTCGCGGCCGCGCTGACGCGGCTCGCGGAGGTCGAGGCGCAGCTGCCCGTCGCGCAGGCGGCGCTGGACGCCGCGGTCGCGGCGGCGCAGGCCGCGCAGCGTGAGGCGGAGATCCTCGCCGCGCGGCTGCAGGCGGCGCGCGACGAGGAGGCCGCGATCACCGAGCAGATCGCCGTGGACGACGCCCGCGAGCAGGAGATCCGCGGTGCCATCGGACAGATGGCGCGCGAGGCGTACAAGGGCGGCCGGGACGTCTCGGGCATGAGCGTCATGCTCGACGCCGAGAGCTCGCAGGACTTCGTCGAGAAGTACGGGCTGGTGTCCACCGCGCTGCGCACGCAGACGCAGGTGCTCGACGAGCTCACGGCCCTCGCGGCGAAGAACCGCAACGCGCAGGCGCGGCAGACGGCCGTGCGCGCCAAGGTCGACGAGCTGAAGGTGGCGGCGGACGCCAAGCTCGCGGAGGCGCGTGAGGCACAACGACAGGCCGAGGCGGCGAAGGCCGAGGTCGAGCGGCTCGTCGCGGAGCAGCAGCAGCGCACGGCGGACATCGAGTCACGCAAGGCCGAGGCGCAGGCGCAGGTCGCCGCGAACGACGCCGAGCGCGCGGCGGTCGCCGGGGAGCTCGCGGCGATCATCGAGGCGCAGCGCGTCCAGCGCGAGAAGGAGGAGGCCGCACGGCGGGCCGCGGGGCAGACCGGCGGTGGGGGCGGGGGTGGCAGTGCGCAGCCGGGCGGTGCGCGGCCCGGGGCGCTGTTCGCGAACCCCACGGCGCACAACCCGATCGTCGTGACGTCCGAGTACGGCAACCGCCTGCACCCCGTCCTGGGGTACTGGCGCCTGCACGCGGGCATCGACCTGCGCGACCGCTGCGGTGAGCCGGTCTACGCGGGCCGGGACGGCACCGTGCAGTGGGCGCGCCACCGCTCGGGGTACGGCGGCCAGGTGATGATCGACCACGGCTGGGTCAACGGCTCGTCGCTCATGTCGAGCTACAACCACATGTCGTCCTTCGCGGTCGGTGGCGGGGCGAACGTCCGTGCCGGTCAGCTCCTCGGGTACGCGGGCAACACGGGCACGTCGGCGGCGTGCCACCTGCACTTCGAGGTGTACGTCAACGGAGCGACGGTGAACCCGCGGTCCTACCTGGGGCTGTGAC contains these protein-coding regions:
- the prfB gene encoding peptide chain release factor 2, which codes for MATTDFPAELRQLRTTLESIETVSDPTALRAKIAELSEQASVPNLWDDPEAAQKVTSALSSAQSELERVDKLRGRIDDLETLVEMAAEEDDADTLAEAEAELVGIRKDLGELEIRTLLAGEYDVRDAVVTIRAGAGGVDAADFAEMLLRMYLRWAERHGYATSVLDTSYAEEAGLKSATFEVKAPYAFGHLSVEAGTHRLVRISPFDNQGRRQTSFAAVEVIPLIEQTDSVEIPESEIKVDVFRSSGPGGQSVNTTDSAVRMTHIPTGIVVSMQNEKSQIQNRAAALRVLQSRLLLVRQEEERAAKKELAGDIKASWGDQMRSYVLQPYQMVKDLRTEHEVGNPASVFDGDIDDFIEAGVRWRRAQQLEGS
- the ftsE gene encoding cell division ATP-binding protein FtsE; this translates as MIRFENVTKVYARGARPALDRVSLDVERGEFVFLVGASGSGKSTFLRLVLREERASAGRVFVAGKELGTLSSWKVPHLRRQIGAVCQDFRLLPNKTVFENVAFALQVIGKPRHHILTTVPDVLDMVGLAGKEKRRPHELSGGEQQRVAIARAFVNRPSILLADEPTGNLDPTTSLGIMRLLDRINRTGTTVVMATHDDEIVDQMRKRVIELSTGEMVRDQSRGVYGSDR
- the ftsX gene encoding permease-like cell division protein FtsX, whose protein sequence is MRAQFILSEIGIGLRRNLSMTISVVLVTFVCLTFLGAAALLQAQIDKMKDDWYDKVEVSVFLCPSNSAAPTCAAGEVTPEQREDILAALDAPEVGQYVQEIYEESKEEAFAAFQRQFGDQFWASAATADDMNSSLRIKLTDPEQYQVVADVVSGRPGVESVEDQRRLFDNLFLVLDRATWAAAGLAAIMLLAAVLLITTTIRLSALSRRRETGIMRLVGASTLFIQLPFMLEGAIAATLGAALAIGGLWLGVEYLVTDWLGQSVTWIPYVGTSDVLAIAPLLVVVAFVLAAISSLVTLSRYTKV
- a CDS encoding peptidoglycan DD-metalloendopeptidase family protein encodes the protein MSRAHRTPTTARRSPVRALLAALCALAVALPALVAGSAPATADDLSNRRAAAEQRAAAAEERAADLAEAIEELSGELAAALTRLAEVEAQLPVAQAALDAAVAAAQAAQREAEILAARLQAARDEEAAITEQIAVDDAREQEIRGAIGQMAREAYKGGRDVSGMSVMLDAESSQDFVEKYGLVSTALRTQTQVLDELTALAAKNRNAQARQTAVRAKVDELKVAADAKLAEAREAQRQAEAAKAEVERLVAEQQQRTADIESRKAEAQAQVAANDAERAAVAGELAAIIEAQRVQREKEEAARRAAGQTGGGGGGGSAQPGGARPGALFANPTAHNPIVVTSEYGNRLHPVLGYWRLHAGIDLRDRCGEPVYAGRDGTVQWARHRSGYGGQVMIDHGWVNGSSLMSSYNHMSSFAVGGGANVRAGQLLGYAGNTGTSAACHLHFEVYVNGATVNPRSYLGL